In Zerene cesonia ecotype Mississippi chromosome 18, Zerene_cesonia_1.1, whole genome shotgun sequence, the following are encoded in one genomic region:
- the LOC119833718 gene encoding uncharacterized protein LOC119833718, whose protein sequence is MSNLLNLPEEILLLIVKLLDMPSVFNLYNTCNRTRNVIRMNRSVKKCTLSHNTMASAHVLNSVFIRDMSATIQELNLSAVGNLNKTILLTAAKRFKSLQSIDLGYTNITICDFLDIHQHCPTIKEVTINFIFEKKYVSLQLSQKLLTRCQRTFKDFKSIHFIGSQSNLLKNKIVPLILGKAEDLHLQYTILNETKISYITVECEMRTISFKKFYLYFSLNSWKYACTNFLIGSPLLLEENLNACECIFILKPTPLTTEYLEVYCSPLFTDFFSKKFHIDARSLREYRRSTVHNAMFLFWKRDKTVFDDKFFQDLLTCLKAYFPYYFEPTSEDPAPSNYDWFQTTCLDPSEDEHPSGSVVEPTFKRARVGQPNSLLNFDTVFKDKEKIELTLCFYGLKINPRTLSPSCNFLSKLTYLYLKGKVHYSGEFFNVLFRCCDKLETLNFEAPIVTFVKSIARSLPLSKSIKNLRIVAKDMDFQTMISSFSQCQNLENVHLVDVSDNCFEITDPLIMFQKCAYLYCFHIYVEISDAKRTKLMQILNRAKLRSDKPHISAFIINSAHYNFENIPYIEVFKTIITKPFPM, encoded by the coding sequence ATGTCTAATCTACTCAATTTGCCGGAAGAAATTCTTCTTCTAATTGTAAAACTATTAGATATGCCATCGGTCTTTAATCTCTATAATACTTGTAATAGGACAAGGAACGTAATCCGTATGAATAGAAGTGTGAAAAAATGTACTCTATCCCACAATACTATGGCTTCAGCTCATGTACTTAATTCTGTTTTCATAAGAGATATGTCAGCCACCATTCAAGAACTTAATTTGTCTGCTGtgggaaatttaaataaaacaatattactgACAGCAgcaaaaagatttaaaagtttacaatCAATAGACTTGGGatacacaaatataacaatttgtgattttttagACATTCATCAGCATTGCCCAACAATCAAGGAAgttactattaattttatatttgagaaaaaatatgttagtCTTCAGCTTTCTCAAAAGCTTTTAACACGTTGCCAGCGAACATTTAAAGACTTTAAgagcatacattttattggatctcaaagtaatttattaaagaataagaTAGTACCCCTAATCTTGGGCAAAGCAGAAGATCTTCACTTACAATACACTATATTGAATGAAAccaaaatatcttatatcacTGTTGAATGTGAAATGAGGACAAtctctttcaaaaaattttatttatattttagtctGAACTCTTGGAAATATGCTTGTACAAATTTTTTGATTGGGTCTCCTTTGCTTCTGGAAGAAAATCTTAATGCTTGCGAATGCATATTTATCCTCAAACCTACACCACTAACAACTGAATATTTAGAAGTATATTGTTCCCCGCTTTTCACTGACTTTTTTTCCAAGAAATTTCATATTGATGCAAGAAGCCTAAGAGAATATAGACGCAGTACTGTTCATAATGCTATGTTCCTGTTTTGGAAGAGGGATAAAACAGTGTTTGATGATAAATTTTTCCAAGACTTACTAACATGTCTAAAAGCATATTTTCCATACTATTTTGAACCTACAAGTGAAGATCCTGCCCCATCAAACTATGATTGGTTTCAAACTACCTGTTTGGACCCTTCTGAAGATGAGCATCCATCTGGCAGTGTTGTAGAACCAACATTCAAGAGAGCCCGGGTTGGACAACCTAACTCATTACTCAATTTTGATActgtttttaaagataaagaaaaaattgaaCTAACACTTTGCTTCTATGGCCTAAAAATTAACCCTAGAACACTATCTCCATCatgtaactttttatcaaaactcacttatttgtatttaaaagggAAAGTACATTATAGTGGAGAATTCTTTAATGTACTATTTAGATGCTGTGACAAACTGGAGACATTAAATTTTGAAGCTCCTATTGTAACATTTGTCAAGTCGATTGCAAGATCTCTGCCATTgagtaaatcaataaaaaatttaaggatAGTTGCGAAGGACATGGATTTCCAAACTATGATCTCATCATTCAGTCAATGCCAGAATTTAGAAAATGTGCATTTAGTAGATGTATCAGATAATTGCTTTGAGATAACTGATCCTCTCATTATGTTTCAGAAATGTGCATATCTGTACTGTTTTCACATATATGTTGAAATAAGTGATGCTAAAAGAACAAAActaatgcaaatattaaatagggcTAAACTAAGATCGGATAAACCGCACATTTCCGCTTTCATAATTAACTCGGcgcattataattttgaaaatattcctTATATTGAAGTGTTTAAAACGATTATAACTAAACCATTTCCAATGTAA
- the LOC119833832 gene encoding ionotropic receptor 93a produces the protein MVSRVVQSLTSQIDDEDVPSVSVTVFKMKHEVNEYLRRKEMYRIISKLPVKYIGENFIAIVTSDVMTTMAETARDLGMSHTLAQWLYIVSDTNKRRGNLSNLINDLFEGENIAYIYNRTDVSSECQNGILCYCKELMNAFISALDEAVQEEFDVAAQVSDEEWEAIRPTKRQRRDLLLRHMQQHITTFSKCGNCSTWHALAADTWGATYRRQTDNIINNKEENYTNILIEHVNLLQVGFWRPIDGIKFDDVLFPHIQHGFRGKELPILTYHNPPWTILQANASGAIISYGGLLFDIVGQLAKSKNFTIRIVLPGHIKEDSSNDTSTDMMHSTSAKLTLSAVSKGKVAIAAAAFTILSDPPRGINYTIPVSIQPYAFIIARPRELSRAILFLLPFTTDTWLCLGFAVILMGPTLFIIHRLSPYYDAMEITREGGLATIHNCLWYVYGALLQQGGMYLPRADSGRLVVGTWWIVVLVVVTTYSGNLVAFLTFPKLEIPVTTINELLQSNLYTWSINKGSYLEMQLKNSDEPKYVSLLKGAELSTPSGTDANFMTGSSLNRVRRERHVMIDWRLRLNYLMRADTLATDSCDFVLSAEEFVEERVAMIVPADSPYLPVINKEINRMQKAGLINKWLSAYLPKRDRCWQTSGATREVNNHTVNLSDMQGSFFVLFLGVFSATTVLLSEWFYNRRKKKNERVVIKPYVE, from the exons GTGAAAACTTTATAGCCATTGTAACGTCCGATGTAATGACGACAATGGCTGAAACAGCACGCGATCTCGGAATGTCGCACACGCTTGCCCAGTGGCTGTATATAGTATCAGATACAAATAAACGCAGAGGCAATTTGTCAAATTTGATCAACGATTTATTTGAAGGCGAAAATATCgcctatatttataatagaacgGACGTAAGCTCTGAATGTCAG AAtggtatattatgttattgcaAAGAGCTGATGAATGCTTTCATATCAGCGTTAGATGAAGCAGTACAAGAGGAGTTTGACGTAGCTGCTCAGGTATCTGACGAAGAATGGGAAGCCATCAGGCCGACTAAAAGACAAAGACGAGATTTGCTATTGCGGCATATGCAG CAACATATAACAACGTTTAGTAAATGTGGAAACTGTAGTACTTGGCATGCTCTTGCTGCGGACACGTGGGGAGCAACATACAGGCGACAaactgataatattattaataataaagaagagAACTATACTAATATCCTAATAGAACATGTCAATTTATTACAA GTTGGATTCTGGCGACCCATAGATGGTATAAAATTTGATGATGTTTTATTCCCACACATTCAGCATGGCTTTCGGGGTAAAGAATTGCCTATTTTAACGTATCAT aaTCCTCCATGGACGATACTGCAAGCGAATGCTTCTGGTGCTATAATCAGCTATGGAGGGTTGTTGTTTGATATCGTTGGTCAATTagctaaaagtaaaaatttcaC gaTACGTATCGTTCTTCCGGGTCATATAAAAGAGGATTCATCCAACGATACCTCTACTGAC atgATGCACAGTACGAGTGCCAAGTTGACTCTATCAGCTGTATCAAAAGGAAAAGTAGCCATTGCAGCTGCCGCTTTTACCATTCTATCTGATCCACCACGAG gTATAAATTACACGATTCCCGTGAGCATACAGCCGTACGCATTCATAATTGCGCGACCTCGGGAGCTCAGCAGAGCTATATTGTTTCTTCTACCATTTACAACTGAT ACATGGCTCTGCTTAGGGTTTGCTGTCATTTTAATGGGACCTACTTTGTTCATAATACATAGACTTAGTCCATATTATGATGCGATGGAAATAACTCGCGAAGGAGGCCTAGCAACTATACACAATTGTCTTTGGTATGTTTATGGAGCTTTATTACAACAAG GAGGAATGTACCTTCCAAGGGCTGATAGTGGTAGGCTAGTCGTTGGTACATGGTGGATTGTTGTGCTGGTGGTGGTGACTACCTACTCAGGCAATCTCGTTGCTTTTTTAACTTTTCCTAAATTGGAAATTCCAGTCACGACGATAAACGAACTTTTACAAAGTAATTTGTATACGTGGTCGATTAATAAGGGATCTTATTTGGAAATGCAATTGAaa AACTCCGATGAGCCCAAGTACGTGTCTCTTTTGAAGGGTGCTGAGCTGTCTACTCCCAGCGGGACTGATGCGAACTTTATGACTG GTTCTTCGCTAAACCGTGTACGTAGGGAACGTCACGTTATGATAGATTGGAGGCtgagattaaattatttgatgagAGCCGATACATTAGCTACCGACTCTTGTGATTTTGTGCTCA gtGCCGAGGAGTTTGTAGAAGAACGAGTAGCAATGATAGTTCCAGCAGACAGTCCATACTTgccagtaataaataaaga AATTAATCGTATGCAAAAAGCGGGGCTCATCAATAAATGGTTGAGTGCTTACCTGCCTAAACGCGACCGGTGTTGGCAGACCTCTGGCGCGACTCGGGAAGTCAATAACCACACTGTCAACCTTAGTGATATGCAGGGATCGTTCTTTGTACTATTTCTTG gTGTTTTCTCTGCTACAACTGTTCTCCTTTCCGAATGGTTCTACAATAGACGAAAGAAGAAAAACGAGCGAGTGGTCATCAAGCCTTATGtagaatga